The DNA sequence CAGGTGATGTTGATCTGAGGCTTCTGATTGGTGCCGATCAAGCCATGGCTTTTAATCACTGGCGTGACTGGCGGCAGATCTTAGAAATTGCCCCACCGCTCATCATGCTTCGCCCTCCACACTCAAGGGATGCCTTACTCGACGCGATTTCCAAATTTTCCACTCCAGAGGAGCTCTCAACATGGCGTTCCTGGATTATCCCCCTGGATCTCATTGACCTCAGTGCCACTGAACTTCGTGATGAGCATGAGAGGGCCACACTTCCCCCAGATTCGCTTACCCCAGAGGTTCGCCAATACATCGATGCACACGGCCTCTATGCTGATAAATAGGGCCTGATTAGGGCCTCCAAAGCCCAAATGAAATCAAGCCAACGGTAGCGGGCGGTGTATGATGCATGGTCCTCATGACCATGCCCACACTAAAACCGCGCTCGATTGCCTTTGTGAGCCTTGGCTGCCCAAAGAATACGATCGACTCTGAGCAGATGCTCGGCACGCTGACTGAAGCTGGCTTTGAGCTCGTCGATGCAGAAGCAAATGCTGATGCGGTCATCATCAACACGTGTGGATTTCTTGAAGCTTCCAAGCAAGAATCGCTTGACGTCATTAACCAGGCCATCGAACGAAAAAAAGAAGGCAAGATCCAGCGCGTGGTCGTAACAGGCTGCCTGGTACAACGACATCGAGCTCGGTTACTGGAGTGGGCGCCAGACATTGATGCGTTGCTCGGTGTGTTCGATCGAGATCACATTCTAGAAGCTGTCACAGCACCGGACACGGAGAGAGAAACGCTCACTGAACAAGAGCCGCCCTACTGGATTGCAGGCAACGCATTACAAGCCGCAAAGGCACGCGGAATGTCCACTGTCGGCCTCACTGTGCACGGCAAAGATGGAAAAGGCATTGGCTATTTCGAAGATGAATCTCAACGCCGTCGACTCACACCACGCCACTGGGCCTATCTTCGAATTAGCGAAGGCTGCAACCAAGGCTGCGCGTTTTGTACGATTCCATCGATCCGTGGCAAAATGAGATCGAAACCACTTAACAGAATTGCCGATGAAGCTCGCCGTCTCATGCAAGATGGCGCCTTTGAGCTCAATCTAATTGGCCAAGATACCACCAGCTATGGCATGGATATTGGATACGACAACCTCGATCACCCCCAAGCTGAGGGCCTGATTGGTCTTCTTCGCACGCTTGACGAAGTGGCAACTGAATTTGGCGGCGGCTGGATGCGCCTGATGTATGCGTACCCCAGTTTCTTTACCGATAGCATGATTGATGCAATCGCGCACTTCCCAAACATTGTTAAGTACATTGATATACCTCTCCAACATTCAACTGATTCAATGCTGACTGCGATGCGGAGGCGTATTTCTGCCGATGATCAACTGACATTGATGAACAAGCTGCGCGAACGCATTGATGGCTTAGCTATTCGCACGACACTAATCACTGGCTTCCCCGGTGAAACAGAAGCCGACCATGAATCGCTCTGTGATTTCGTGCGTGAGTTCCAGTTCGATATGCTCGGCGTTTTTAAGTACTCGCGTGAACCAGGAACGCCTGCAGGGACCATGGATCTTGATCCAAAGCTCCATGTGCCTGATGAAATCAAAGAGGCGCGAGAAGCAGAGTTAATGCTCATTCAGCAAGAGATTGCATTTGAAAATGCTGAATTTCTGGCACAGGAAGAATGCCAGTTTGATGTACTCATTGATACGCCAAGCCAAGCAATTGAACTCGATGGACAAAAAGCGGCGGCCGACCCTCAGTTCATGAGCACTGGGCGATGCTATCACCAAGCTCCACAGGTTGATTCTTCCACTTGCGTCCTCTCCCGAGAAGAATTACCCGCCGGGTCACTCGTACGAGCGACAATTGTCGGCTCAGATGGGTACGATCTCATCGCACGGCCTACTGATGATCTCAGCCCGGACATTGCACTGCCGCTTCTCAGCTGAAAGATCAATCCATCAGCAAGCTCCAGACATATTCAGAATCATTTTGCACCTTATATTCGTCTTAACCACTATTCGTGGGTTAAATAGATCATGCAAAACTTTCCATTAAGCTGCTGTCTCTTGCTTGCGGGATCTCTCTTCGCATTTTCACTGATTGGTTGTCAGACAACACCACCCACTGACTACGCACCGGAACTGACACTCGATCCAACCCATGAAGTGCCATTAATTGGCTGGTGGTATAACGGCACTCAAGTACTTCGACTCGAAGACAATTCTCAATATCAATTGTTTGCTGACACAAATAGATACGCGAGACCACTGTCTAATGGCCGTTGGTCGCAAAAGACATACGCAACGCTTTTTCTTTCTCCCTACAACACCCCGACAAGCATGCGACAGCGAATTACCATTGCTCGTGACGGAGAAAATGTAACATTAAAAATCCCCGACTATGCAACGTTCTCGCGTTGGGATCCACAAAACGCGGCTGGCATAAAAGAACTTGCGACTCAGTGGAGAAGTGCTGCTGGAACCCTCGATCTTCGTAGCGATCAGAGATATGTCTATCGGCCAGTTCCAAATTCGAGCCAAGCCATGAGCGAGGTTGGGCACGGAGGTGTTTGGACACTTGAAGATGGTGTTGTGAATCTCTTCCCAGACCCACAAGGCGTAGACGAATTGTCATTTGAGATACGTCAGCAATCAGATTCTGATGACACGATTGAGCTTTGGTCAGAATCAGTCATCTATTTTCCCGCCTCAGAATAAGGCCCTGCCCACCTCAAGCGATGTTGTTTTCACGATCAACAGCTTCACCATCATTCTTCTCACGACAGCGCTCATTACAGATGTAAAAGAGGCCGGAGAGACGGAGAAGAAACTCCATAGAGTGAGGTCTCCTGTATGATTAATGACCATTCGCCTGACAAGTAGCGCTCCTTGACGGACAGAACCTTATATTACTGTGCTGCTTCGATGCGTAGCGACCCAATCAGGTCGCTACACTCTGCTGCTCGTACAAATTGACTGACACTCCTGAAACCCTCTTCCAAACTGTGATCGCGTGCCAATACGTAACTTTTCCATCATCGCCCACATCGACCACGGCAAAAGCACCCTTGCCGATCGTCTTCTCCAGGCCACGAGTGCTATTTCACAACGCCAGGCACGTGCCCAGATGCTCGACACCATGGATTTGGAAAGAGAGCGTGGAATCACCATCAAAGCATCGGCCGTCACCGTTCATCACGTGGTTGATGGTGAAGAGTATGAGCTCAACTTTATTGATACACCAGGCCATGTTGACTTTACCTATGAGGTATCGCGAGCGCTGACTGCTTGCGAAGGCGCGATTCTTGTCGTTGATTCAACCCAAGGCGTTGAGGCGCAGACGGTGGCAAATGCCTTCTTGGCCGTTGAAAGTGATGTCGACCTCATTCCAGTCATTAACAAAATAGATCTACCAGCTGCAGACCCTACTCGGGTCGCAATGGAGATTGAACATGTTCTCGGGCTGCCGGCTGAAGACTGTCTTTTGTGCTCAGCTAAGTCAGGTCAGGGAATTGAAGATCTTCTTAAAGCGATCTGCTTGCGTGTACCCAAGCCTCGAGATGAGGCGGTCAAGCAAACACGAGCGCTCATCTTTGATTGCCATTACGACGACTATCGCGGCGTGGTTGTCTACTTCCGCGTATTCGATGGATCGCTCAAGATTGGTGATCGAATTCGAATGATTGGTACCGGTCGGACTTACAACATCACCGAACTTGGGCGATACACGCCTGAACCAACAAAAGTCAAAGAACTGAAGCATGGCCAAGTTGGCTACATGGTTGCTGCCATTAAGACCATCGCTGATGTTCGCATTGGTGACACGATTACCATTGAAAGCGATCCCGCTCCAGAACCATTGCCAGGCTATGAAGAGCCAAAGCAAATGGTCTTTTGTGACTTTTACCCTGCCACCAGTGGCGCTGAATCCGGAAAAAAGGGTGACTACGAAACCCTCCGTGACGCGATCGAGCGATTACATATCAATGATGTCAGCTTTACGTATGCTGCCCAGCACTCCGAAGCCCTCGGATTCGGCTTTCGGTGCGGCTTTCTTGGCTTGCTTCACATGGAAATTGTTCAAGAAAGACTTGAACGCGAGGGCGGCGTCGAGATTGTGCAAACCGCACCAACCGTTGGCTATGAAGTGCTCAGCACAACCGGTGAGTTGATAGAGATTCATAACCCAGCTGAATTACCCGATCCCTCTCAAATTGCGGAGATTCGGGAACCAATCGTCAAACTAGAAATCATTTGTCCAAATGAGAATATTGGCGATCTTATGAAACTGTGTGACACACGCAGGGGTTTATTCAAATCACAAACCTATCTTTCCGACACGCGCCAAATCCTTGATTATGAATTGCCGTTGGCAGAAATCATTTACGACTTCTATGACAAACTAAAGTCGATCACCCGCGGCTATGGAACCATGGACTATGAGATTGTTGATTTTCGCGCTGAGAGGCTCGTCAAAGTCCACATCATCGTCAATGACCAAATCGTTGAAGCACTGAGCTTTATTTCACACCGCTCGAATGCAGAAGCTCGCAGCCGCAACATTCTCATTAAGCTTAAAAAGCAAATTTCTCGCCATCAATTTGAGATCCCCTTACAAGCCGGCATTGGTGGCAAGATCATCGCTCGAGAAACTATTAAATCCGTCCGAAAGAATGTCACTGCCAAGTGCTATGGTGGAGACATTTCACGAAAACGAAAATTATTAGAAAAGCAGAAGCGAGGAAAGAGGCGAATGAAAACTGTTGGCTCAGTTGACATCCCTCAGGAAGCTTTTCTTTCCGTACTCGAACAAGAATAGAGATGAACCAGCTTCGCCTGCCGCAGCGAACTGGGACCGGAGACAACATGAAGACAAAAGCCTATGCGCTCCTTTTCTTTCTACTAGGGGCTTCGGTCGCTGGCAACGCTATTCTCCTGGCGGCCACGTCAAAGCAAGAAGATTCCCCCGCGAAACAAGCGCCCTCACTTGGTCCTGCATCGAGCCTGACACTCGTCAACGATGACAAGGAAGTCGTTCTTTCAAGCCTTGACGATCGACTGTCCTGGGGCACAAACATCTATCAGAAGGCGTATAGCGTTGGCTTCATTAATGTTGGCCGCGTGCTGAACCCGCTTCTGTCATCTACGCAGTTCCAGGAAGAACGTGAACAGTTCCAAGATGAAATTAAAGAGGGCGAAGCTGAGTATCAAGAGCAGCTCGAATCACTGGCTGAACAGATAGATGGCGTTGATCCAGAGAGTCCTGAAGGACGGGAGATCATGACCCAAGGAAGAGCGAAGAACCAAGAACGGCAAGAGTGGTTACGACTCATGATGGCCAAACGCAACCAATTGGAATCCGGCCATTTGTCCACGGCTTATCAAGAACTCATTAGCGCTGTGCAAATCGTCGCAGAACGCAAAAAAATCGATATCGTTCTTCGCACCATCCCACCTGAAGACGAAATTCTTGGCAAGGATATTGATGCCACCATGCTACAGATTCGACTGCGAAGCGCGCTGGTCTACCCTGAAGATCTAGAGATCACCGAAGATGTCATGAATGAACTAGGCATTGATCAGGACTGAGGTTGACCGCGTGGAACATTTTGGTTTTTTACTGGCTACCAACCTCAGCCTTTCGAATCTCGTACGCCTCTAAAAAACACTTCACGAATTCATTCTTCACTTGATCAATCGTGGGACATGAATCACCCAACTGTTGCTTTAACGACGTCACTGGCCGACCTGCAAGCCCACAAGGCACGATAAAATCAAAGTGACTCAGATCAGTTGTTACGTTGAGTGCCAAGCCATGCATTGATACCCAACGTGATACTCGAACACCCATGGCACATATCTTGGCATCAGGCCCGTCTTGCTGATTTGGAATCCATACACCAGTCGCGCATGTATCTCGCTGACCAGCAATGCCATACGTCTTGAGTGTGGCGATCACAATTGATTCCAGCCATCGCATGTATGAGTCAATTCTGAATTTCAACAGGTTCAGATCAATAATGACATAGCCAACCAGCTGGCCGGGTCCGTGATAGGTAATATCACCGCCACGATTCGTCTCAACAACTTCGACACCAGCGGACGCCAGTTGCTGTGGCAATGCGGTGAGATGATCCGCCACGCCGGGACGGCGGGTCATTGTGATCACTGGCGGATTGTGCTCCACAAGGAATAGTGTGGGCTGACTCACTGCACTCGTGCCCCTGGCCTCAATAACCTGAGCCTGAGCTTCTTGCTGTCTCTTAAATGCGGCGGCGTAGGACATCTGTCCAAGATCCTGGACCTGCACCTGTTTGGCCATCGGCTGATTGAAATCATTATTTGGCACTGACAAGCTCTCTAATGGCGTTTTCTAAGCATTCAGTTCAGTTCGTGAGGATCGAATGATCGTTCAAGACTATATTCTCTGATCAATACTGTAGCTCTCTCAGCTCTCAGCCAGGCGATTTGGGATTCGATCATGACCAATATCCATACAAGCTCGATCATCGAAGGCGATGTCCAATTCGCTGATGACGTAACGGT is a window from the Phycisphaerales bacterium genome containing:
- the lipB gene encoding lipoyl(octanoyl) transferase LipB, with protein sequence MPNNDFNQPMAKQVQVQDLGQMSYAAAFKRQQEAQAQVIEARGTSAVSQPTLFLVEHNPPVITMTRRPGVADHLTALPQQLASAGVEVVETNRGGDITYHGPGQLVGYVIIDLNLLKFRIDSYMRWLESIVIATLKTYGIAGQRDTCATGVWIPNQQDGPDAKICAMGVRVSRWVSMHGLALNVTTDLSHFDFIVPCGLAGRPVTSLKQQLGDSCPTIDQVKNEFVKCFLEAYEIRKAEVGSQ
- a CDS encoding OmpH family outer membrane protein codes for the protein MNQLRLPQRTGTGDNMKTKAYALLFFLLGASVAGNAILLAATSKQEDSPAKQAPSLGPASSLTLVNDDKEVVLSSLDDRLSWGTNIYQKAYSVGFINVGRVLNPLLSSTQFQEEREQFQDEIKEGEAEYQEQLESLAEQIDGVDPESPEGREIMTQGRAKNQERQEWLRLMMAKRNQLESGHLSTAYQELISAVQIVAERKKIDIVLRTIPPEDEILGKDIDATMLQIRLRSALVYPEDLEITEDVMNELGIDQD
- the lepA gene encoding translation elongation factor 4 yields the protein MPIRNFSIIAHIDHGKSTLADRLLQATSAISQRQARAQMLDTMDLERERGITIKASAVTVHHVVDGEEYELNFIDTPGHVDFTYEVSRALTACEGAILVVDSTQGVEAQTVANAFLAVESDVDLIPVINKIDLPAADPTRVAMEIEHVLGLPAEDCLLCSAKSGQGIEDLLKAICLRVPKPRDEAVKQTRALIFDCHYDDYRGVVVYFRVFDGSLKIGDRIRMIGTGRTYNITELGRYTPEPTKVKELKHGQVGYMVAAIKTIADVRIGDTITIESDPAPEPLPGYEEPKQMVFCDFYPATSGAESGKKGDYETLRDAIERLHINDVSFTYAAQHSEALGFGFRCGFLGLLHMEIVQERLEREGGVEIVQTAPTVGYEVLSTTGELIEIHNPAELPDPSQIAEIREPIVKLEIICPNENIGDLMKLCDTRRGLFKSQTYLSDTRQILDYELPLAEIIYDFYDKLKSITRGYGTMDYEIVDFRAERLVKVHIIVNDQIVEALSFISHRSNAEARSRNILIKLKKQISRHQFEIPLQAGIGGKIIARETIKSVRKNVTAKCYGGDISRKRKLLEKQKRGKRRMKTVGSVDIPQEAFLSVLEQE
- the rimO gene encoding 30S ribosomal protein S12 methylthiotransferase RimO, producing MTMPTLKPRSIAFVSLGCPKNTIDSEQMLGTLTEAGFELVDAEANADAVIINTCGFLEASKQESLDVINQAIERKKEGKIQRVVVTGCLVQRHRARLLEWAPDIDALLGVFDRDHILEAVTAPDTERETLTEQEPPYWIAGNALQAAKARGMSTVGLTVHGKDGKGIGYFEDESQRRRLTPRHWAYLRISEGCNQGCAFCTIPSIRGKMRSKPLNRIADEARRLMQDGAFELNLIGQDTTSYGMDIGYDNLDHPQAEGLIGLLRTLDEVATEFGGGWMRLMYAYPSFFTDSMIDAIAHFPNIVKYIDIPLQHSTDSMLTAMRRRISADDQLTLMNKLRERIDGLAIRTTLITGFPGETEADHESLCDFVREFQFDMLGVFKYSREPGTPAGTMDLDPKLHVPDEIKEAREAELMLIQQEIAFENAEFLAQEECQFDVLIDTPSQAIELDGQKAAADPQFMSTGRCYHQAPQVDSSTCVLSREELPAGSLVRATIVGSDGYDLIARPTDDLSPDIALPLLS
- the nadD gene encoding nicotinate (nicotinamide) nucleotide adenylyltransferase — its product is MKRTVIVFGGTFDPPHRAHTQLPPLIAESVEAETILYVIAALSPFKSETPPTPAHHRLAMLRLATADIPKAEICEIELSREGPSFTINTLEALRHHYAGDVDLRLLIGADQAMAFNHWRDWRQILEIAPPLIMLRPPHSRDALLDAISKFSTPEELSTWRSWIIPLDLIDLSATELRDEHERATLPPDSLTPEVRQYIDAHGLYADK